The Coccidioides posadasii str. Silveira chromosome 3, complete sequence genome contains a region encoding:
- a CDS encoding uncharacterized protein (EggNog:ENOG410PVCF~COG:Q~TransMembrane:6 (o12-32i411-432o444-468i513-529o566-586i650-671o)), translating into MMTLDFPPIFTVRTATAPAIWSPAIAFIAFTIQAKIQHSTLLSTEQAFTSLAVISLVTIPAESFMVAIPHTGACLGCFTRIQDYLRLPCRNDHRSGPLHLSDTAPSPFDSSSKHVELKCLNINPSVSSMENAICLKDVTVRPALAASLALDNISLSVPPSSLVMVVGPVGSGKTTLIKAILGELPCESGSVSVASKQMAYCHQKPWLTHTSILQSICGLSESQAVDEAWYKTVVYTCCLEADIKMWPEGSHTIIGNNGLILSGGQRQRLALARAVYARRGIILLDDVFSALDATTEDMVFSRLLGNQGLLRKLNSTVVLVTHSVKHLPFADDVVILDQGRIVQDARDATVSKIEVLKDTMMQPSQLVEKDMQSSQDANELPGLSTIEQDLVRRTGDIEVYKYYAKSIGWKYTSLFAIANIGYAFAIAFPRAWLVLWVKAGGDQLHIYIPIYVVLCILADIFLAGNLWVTFIKILQKSSARLHENLLEAVMRAPQSFFVQTDTGVTLNRCVQEYLQVVLVVLTHFLYRFSQDMSLIDNNLPIALNKTAAEFCNCVAQAVLVCTGSSYMALTVPFTLPIIYLIQNVYLRTSRQLRHMDLEAKSPIYSHFLETLNGLSTIRAFGWQQSSKNINICHLDASQKPYYLLFSIQRWLNLVLDLLVAALAAILVSLAFSLRHSTSPGLLGAALNTILVLNQSLQKLITSWTSLETSLGAIARVRSLIASTSTENQPRENREPPAAWPGKGGIHFDSVSASYDGVTMALSNITMQIKPGEKIGICGRTGSGKSSLVLTLLRLLDISAGRIIIDDVDLCTIPQHEVRSRIITIPQDQFTLDGSVRLNVDPSGCISDKDIRDALQKVHLWQIIEARGGLDGKMDAGSFSAGEQQLFRLVQAILRKEGRKILVLDEATSNVDSDTDLLMQKLVKKEFKDFTVLTIAHRVSCMDFS; encoded by the exons ATGATGACTCTCGATTTTCCCCCCATATTTACGGTGCGGACAGCGACGGCCCCAGCTATCTGGTCACCAGCCATAGCCTTTATCGCGTTCACTATCCAGGCCAAAATTCAACACTCGACTCTTCTTTCGACGGAACAAGCTTTCACTTCATTAGCTGTCATTTCGCTCGTGACTATCCCAGCGGAAAGTTTTATGGTTGCGATCCCCCATACTGGTGCTTGCCTAGGTTGCTTCACGCGCATCCAGGACTACCTTCGCCTCCCCTGTCGGAACGATCATCGGAGTGGCCCTCTACATCTATCGGATACTGCCCCGTCCCCCTTTGATAGCTCTTCGAAACATGTCGAGCTAAAATGCCTAAATATAAATCCATCGGTTTCATCCATGGAAAATGCAATCTGTTTAAAGGACGTGACTGTTCGCCCTGCACTGGCGGCTTCACTTGCACTTGATAATATTTCTCTCTCCGTTCCACCCTCGTCGCTGGTCATGGTCGTAGGACCAGTTGGTTCTGGGAAAACGACTTTGATTAAAGCCATTCTAGGCGAACTCCCTTGTGAAAGTGGCTCAGTGTCCGTTGCATCGAAGCAAATGGCCTACTGCCATCAAAAGCCATGGCTGACCCACACGTCTATCCTTCAATCGATTTGTGGGCTATCCGAAAGTCAGGCGGTAGACGAAGCCTGGTATAAAACCGTGGTATATACTTGTTGCTTAGAAGCGGATATTAAAATGTGGCCAGAAGGTAGCCATACCATCATTGGGAATAATGGACTTATTTTGAGCGGAGGTCAAAGGCAGAGATTG GCGCTGGCTCGAGCTGTTTATGCCCGAAGAGGTATCATTTTACTTGATGACGTGTTCAGCGCCCTTGATGCGACAACAGAGGATATGGTTTTTTCTAGGCTGCTTGGAAACCAAGGCTTGCTGAGGAAACTGAATAGCACCGTAGTGCTTGTCACTCATTCTG TCAAACACCTCCCTTTCGCAGATGATGTAGTCATTCTTGATCAGGGTCGTATTGTCCAAGATGCGCGCGACGCCACAGTCTCCAAAATAGAGGTACTAAAAGATACTATGATGCAACCCTCGCAGCTGGTGGAGAAAGATATGCAATCAAGTCAAGACGCAAATGAATTACCAGGCTTATCAACCATTGAACAAGATCTGGTCCGGCGCACGGGCGATATCGAGGTTTACAAGTACTATGCTAAATCGATTGGATGGAAGTACACGTCTCTATTTGCGATCGCTAATATCGGATATGCTTTTGCAATTGCGTTTCCTC GGGCTTGGTTAGTATTGTGGGTGAAAGCTGGTGGCGATCAGCTTCACATTTACATTCCTATATATGTGGTGTTGTGTATTCTGGCGGACATCTTTCTCGCTGGAAATTTGTG GGTGACTTTCATCAAGATATTACAGAAATCGTCGGCTCGGCTCCATGAAAATTTACTTGAAGCAGTCATGAG AGCTCCGCAATCATTCTTTGTGCAAACTGATACCGGGGTTACTCTGAATAGGTGCGTTCAAGAGTACCTGCAAGTTGTCTTAGTGGTTCTCACCCATTTTCTCTATAGATTTAGTCAAGACATGTCTCTAATCGACAACAACTTGCCTATTGCGCTCAACAAAACCGCAGCTG AATTTTGCAATTGTGTTGCCCAAGCTGTACTGGTATGCACAGGTTCCAGCTACATGGCTCTCACGGTTCCTTTTACTCTGCCAATCATTTATTTAATTCAGAATGTCTACCTGAGAACCTCTCGTCAACTTCGTCACATGGACCTAGAAGCCAAAAGTCCAATATATTCACACTTCTTGGAGACCTTAAATGGTCTCTCAACCATCCGAGCATTCGGTTGGCAGCAGTCATCAAAGAACATCAACATCTGCCACCTTGATGCTTCACAGAAGCCGTACTACCTTTTGTTTTCCATCCAGCGATGGTTGAACCTAGTTCTAGACCTCCTTGTGGCCGCATTAGCAGCCATTCTTGTTTCTCTTGCCTTTTCTCTGAGGCATAGCACTAGCCCCGGTCTTTTAGGCGCGGCGTTAAACACGATCCTCGTGCTGAACCAATCACTGCAAAAGTTAATTACATCTTGGACATCACTTGAGACATCTTTAGGAGCTATTGCCAGAGTCAGATCCCTTATTGCTTCGACATCAACAGAAAATCAACCCAGGGAGAACAGGGAGCCCCCTGCGGCATGGCCAGGCAAGGGTGGAATTCATTTTGATTCAGTGTCGGCTTCATATGATGGGGTAACCATGGCTTTGAGCAACATCACGATGCAGATAAAGCCTGGTGAGAAGATCGGCATCTGTGGGCGTACTGGCAGTGGCAAGAGTTCTCTGGTTCTTACTCTCCTCCGCCTCCTTGACATTTCAGCAGGCCGTATCATCATTGACGACGTGGATCTTTGCACAATTCCGCAGCACGAAGTTCGATCGCGGATTATCACCATTCCTCAAGATCAATTCACGCTAGACGGCTCTGTCCGCCTTAACGTCGATCCTTCCGGGTGTATTTCCGACAAGGATATTCGGGATGCACTTCAAAAAGTGCACCTTTGGCAGATTATCGAGGCTCGTGGCGGTCTCGATGGGAAAATGGATGCCGGCTCATTCTCCGCTGGAGAGCAGCAGCTCTTCCGACTTGTTCAAGCCATACTCCGGAAGGAGGGCCGCAAGATTCTTGTTCTTGACGAGGCAACTAGTAATGTTGACAGTGATACGGATCTTCTGATGCAGAAGCTTGTCAAGAAAGAGTTTAAGGACTTCACCGTATTGACAATTGCACATCGAGTGAGTTGCATGGATTTCTCCTAA
- a CDS encoding uncharacterized protein (EggNog:ENOG410PFNK~COG:F~BUSCO:12446at33183): MSSLNNEEWDLLISGKKATLQYPIPLLCYPAPEVVSIAQIIDHTQLSLSATESQIDALCAEAKEYGFATVCVRPDYVSRAVQYLQGTQVGVTCVIGFHEGTYSTDQKVSEAKRAMQNGASELDMVMNYPWLSEKRYTDVFQDIRAVRLAAKDAILKVILETSQLTADEIIAGCVLSSLAGADYVKTSTGFNGPGASIENVSLMSAVCDSLQSETRVKASGGIRTIEDCVKMVRAGAERLGASAGVKIVNETRLGNRQVDEPMEPTNY; the protein is encoded by the coding sequence ATGTCGTCTCTCAACAACGAGGAATGGGATTTGCTCATCTCAGGAAAGAAAGCTACACTTCAATATCCTATTCCACTATTATGCTACCCTGCCCCTGAGGTTGTTTCAATTGCTCAGATAATTGATCACACCCAGCTCTCGCTCTCCGCCACCGAGTCTCAAATTGACGCCTTGTGCGCTGAAGCGAAAGAATATGGTTTTGCAACCGTATGTGTCAGGCCGGACTATGTCTCTCGGGCAGTTCAATATCTTCAAGGAACCCAAGTTGGAGTGACATGTGTGATTGGATTCCATGAAGGGACGTATTCAACCGACCAGAAAGTGAGCGAGGCGAAACGTGCCATGCAGAATGGAGCCAGCGAATTGGATATGGTGATGAACTACCCTTGGCTCAGCGAAAAACGCTATACCGACGTATTCCAGGATATTCGCGCGGTGAGACTTGCTGCAAAGGACGCGATTTTGAAGGTCATTCTCGAGACATCCCAGTTGACCGCAGATGAGATTATCGCCGGGTGCGTACTCTCGAGTCTCGCAGGTGCAGACTATGTGAAGACCAGTACGGGTTTTAACGGTCCTGGTGCGAGTATTGAAAATGTTTCGTTGATGAGTGCTGTCTGTGACAGCTTACAATCGGAGACCAGGGTGAAAGCCAGTGGCGGCATAAGGACAATCGAAGATTGCGTGAAGATGGTTAGGGCAGGAGCAGAGAGACTAGGCGCAAGCGCTGGTGTGAAGATCGTGAATGAAACTCGGCTGGGAAACCGTCAAGTGGATGAACCCATGGAGCCAACAAACTACTGA